The proteins below are encoded in one region of Geomonas ferrireducens:
- a CDS encoding NfeD family protein: MKRFLLVMLMLALPLSLTAQEPQVGLISLRGPINPVTAAFLKDNLSRAGGRGERLILVELDTPGGLDLAMREAVQAIFAAPVPVVVYVTPSGARAASAGAVIGLAADVLAMAPGTNIGAAHPVSLSGKPDPVMEAKIVNDAEAYVEGIAGKRGRNVQLAGKMVRESISLTAEAALREKVIDLLAPSREELLTQLEGRTLLRGGKETVLHLSGARVVRHEMGTRDRILDAISNPDVAYMLMLLGILGLFFELSNPGVILPGVIGGISLLLSFFALQTLPVNYAGVALILLGIVLFIAEIKVVSHGMLAVGGVVALVMGSLILFPSPEPYLRLSWEVIALTVGVTALFFAVVIVKVIKAYREPPITGIEGMIGAAAVAETDLDPNGKVVLHGEYWNATSAEPVLRGEKVRVVGVSGLLVTVEKEEQKR, translated from the coding sequence ATGAAACGGTTTTTACTGGTCATGTTGATGCTTGCCCTGCCGCTCAGCCTCACTGCGCAGGAGCCGCAGGTGGGGCTCATCTCACTGCGCGGGCCGATCAACCCGGTGACCGCGGCCTTTTTGAAGGACAACCTGTCCCGCGCAGGGGGGCGGGGGGAGCGGCTCATCCTCGTGGAGTTGGACACTCCGGGAGGGCTCGACCTCGCCATGCGCGAGGCGGTGCAGGCGATCTTCGCGGCGCCGGTTCCCGTTGTCGTCTACGTCACCCCGTCCGGGGCGCGCGCCGCCTCCGCCGGGGCGGTCATCGGCCTTGCCGCGGACGTCTTGGCCATGGCGCCCGGCACCAACATCGGCGCCGCGCACCCTGTGTCGCTTTCCGGCAAACCCGATCCGGTGATGGAAGCGAAGATCGTGAACGATGCCGAGGCCTACGTGGAGGGGATCGCCGGGAAGCGGGGGCGAAACGTCCAGCTCGCCGGTAAGATGGTGCGGGAGAGCATATCGCTCACGGCCGAAGCGGCGCTCAGGGAAAAGGTGATCGATCTCCTCGCCCCAAGCAGGGAAGAGCTCCTCACCCAGTTGGAGGGGCGCACCCTACTACGCGGCGGCAAGGAGACCGTGCTGCATCTATCCGGTGCCCGCGTGGTGCGCCACGAGATGGGTACGCGGGACCGCATCCTGGACGCCATCAGTAACCCCGACGTCGCCTACATGCTGATGCTCCTGGGGATCCTGGGGCTCTTCTTCGAACTCTCCAACCCTGGCGTCATCCTCCCCGGGGTGATCGGCGGCATTTCGCTCCTGCTATCCTTTTTTGCGCTGCAGACCCTCCCGGTGAACTATGCCGGAGTCGCGTTGATACTTCTAGGCATCGTTCTCTTCATCGCCGAGATCAAGGTGGTCTCCCACGGGATGCTGGCGGTCGGCGGGGTGGTTGCCTTGGTCATGGGATCTCTGATACTCTTCCCGTCTCCCGAGCCGTACCTGCGCCTCTCCTGGGAGGTGATCGCGCTTACCGTCGGCGTCACCGCGCTCTTTTTCGCCGTGGTGATCGTCAAGGTGATCAAGGCGTACCGGGAGCCTCCCATCACCGGCATCGAGGGGATGATTGGCGCTGCGGCAGTGGCCGAGACCGACCTCGATCCGAACGGAAAAGTGGTGCTGCATGGGGAGTACTGGAACGCGACCAGCGCCGAGCCGGTGCTGCGGGGAGAAAAGGTGCGTGTGGTTGGGGTGAGCGGCCTGCTGGTCACCGTGGAAAAGGAGGAGCAAAAGCGTTGA
- a CDS encoding sigma-54-dependent transcriptional regulator has translation MSEALYPAFGVLLVDDEAPWLRSLRMTLEGPGAISNIMTLTDSREVMGVLDKGHIGLVLLDLTMPYLSGQELLARIAEEHPEVTVVILSGLNQIETAVSCMRLGAFDYLVKTDEEDRILDSVRRAIRMQELQLENKEMRRRFLNDRLECPEAFAPLVTNNKAMRSIFQYIEAVAKSTQPILITGESGVGKELIARAVHTLSRGDGPLVPVNVAGLEDNVFTDTLFGHKKGAFTGADESRSGMVEQAAEGTLFLDEIGDLSLACQVKLLRLLQEGEYYPLGSDQPKQLRARIVVATHHDLSRKKDAGSFRKDLYFRLRAHHVHIPPLRERKDDIPLLLDYFLKESAEVFGKKVPSYPKELLTLLANYGFPGNLRELRSMVFDAMSVHSSRMLSMNSFRQAMEVKGGEHGETAVPDGGVASGEQNVFASLCEIPTLSSAVEQLVIEAMRRADNNQSMASRMLGISQPALSKRLKLQRSCKDKDADD, from the coding sequence ATGAGCGAAGCACTTTATCCGGCCTTCGGCGTTCTTTTGGTGGACGATGAGGCGCCATGGCTGCGCAGCCTGCGCATGACCCTGGAGGGGCCGGGGGCGATCAGCAACATCATGACGCTCACCGACAGCCGCGAGGTGATGGGGGTGCTGGACAAGGGGCACATCGGCCTCGTGCTCCTCGACCTCACCATGCCGTACCTCTCGGGACAGGAGCTCCTGGCGCGCATCGCCGAGGAACACCCCGAGGTGACCGTGGTCATCCTGTCCGGTCTGAACCAGATCGAGACGGCGGTTTCCTGCATGAGGCTCGGCGCCTTCGACTACCTCGTGAAGACCGACGAGGAGGACCGCATCCTCGACTCGGTGCGGCGCGCGATCCGGATGCAGGAGCTGCAGCTGGAAAACAAGGAGATGCGGCGCCGCTTTTTGAACGACCGGCTGGAGTGCCCCGAGGCGTTCGCGCCGCTTGTGACGAACAACAAGGCGATGCGTTCCATCTTCCAGTACATCGAGGCGGTCGCGAAGAGCACGCAGCCGATCCTGATCACTGGCGAGAGCGGGGTCGGAAAGGAGCTCATCGCGCGCGCCGTGCACACCTTGAGCCGCGGCGACGGACCTCTCGTCCCGGTGAACGTGGCGGGGCTCGAGGACAACGTCTTCACCGACACGCTTTTCGGGCACAAGAAGGGGGCCTTCACCGGCGCCGACGAGAGCCGCAGCGGCATGGTGGAGCAGGCCGCCGAGGGGACCCTTTTCCTGGACGAGATCGGCGACCTGTCGCTTGCCTGCCAGGTGAAGCTCTTGAGGCTTTTGCAGGAGGGGGAGTACTACCCCCTGGGTAGCGACCAGCCCAAGCAGTTGCGGGCCCGCATCGTGGTGGCGACGCACCACGACCTCTCCAGGAAAAAGGATGCGGGAAGCTTCCGGAAGGACCTCTATTTCCGTCTGCGGGCGCACCACGTGCACATACCGCCTTTGCGCGAGAGAAAGGACGACATCCCGCTTTTGCTCGATTACTTCCTGAAGGAAAGCGCGGAGGTCTTCGGCAAGAAGGTGCCTAGCTACCCGAAGGAGCTCCTGACTCTCCTCGCCAACTACGGGTTCCCGGGCAACCTGCGCGAACTGCGCTCCATGGTCTTTGACGCGATGAGCGTCCACTCCTCACGCATGCTTTCCATGAACAGCTTCAGGCAGGCGATGGAGGTGAAGGGAGGAGAGCATGGTGAGACTGCGGTGCCCGATGGGGGTGTTGCGAGCGGTGAACAAAATGTCTTTGCCTCCCTGTGTGAGATCCCCACGCTCAGTTCCGCGGTTGAACAACTGGTGATCGAGGCGATGCGACGCGCCGACAACAACCAGAGCATGGCCTCCCGCATGCTCGGCATTTCCCAACCCGCGCTCAGCAAGCGGCTCAAGCTGCAAAGAAGCTGCAAGGATAAGGACGCTGACGATTGA
- a CDS encoding MarR family winged helix-turn-helix transcriptional regulator produces the protein MKKDGTSKLALNTYTKLMRGAESVTGRVGRKMSEAGLTISQFGVLEALLHKGPLCQRDVASKILKSTGNITLVIDNLEKQGLVLRERSLEDRRFCTVVLTQKGRTLIEATFAEVEAAIVAEMGVLTDEEQQTLGRICKKLGLREV, from the coding sequence ATGAAAAAGGACGGCACTTCCAAACTCGCGCTGAACACCTACACGAAGCTCATGCGTGGCGCCGAATCCGTAACCGGAAGGGTGGGACGCAAGATGTCCGAGGCGGGTCTCACCATAAGCCAGTTCGGCGTGCTCGAGGCCCTCCTGCACAAGGGTCCACTGTGCCAGCGCGACGTCGCCTCGAAGATACTGAAAAGCACCGGCAACATCACCCTCGTCATCGACAACCTGGAAAAGCAGGGGCTCGTCCTGCGCGAGCGCTCCTTGGAAGACCGCCGCTTCTGCACTGTCGTCCTCACCCAAAAGGGACGCACGCTGATCGAGGCCACCTTCGCCGAGGTCGAGGCGGCCATCGTCGCCGAGATGGGGGTGCTGACCGATGAAGAACAACAAACCCTGGGCAGGATCTGCAAAAAACTCGGATTGCGGGAGGTATGA
- a CDS encoding YceI family protein, protein MKRTIATIAAVAAFALPALASASTWNIDPDHSNVGFKVRHLMVSNVKGSFEKHKGTVEINDKDITKSKVAVTIDTASVNTNVAKRDEHLRSADFFDVAKYPTMTFVSKSVAKAGKGKLKVTGDLTLHGVTKQVVLNVEGPAKESKDPWGNMRSGVTASTKINRKDFGLVYNAALETGGVAVGEDVDINLEIEMIKAKQ, encoded by the coding sequence ATGAAAAGAACCATCGCAACTATCGCCGCAGTAGCAGCTTTTGCCCTTCCCGCCCTTGCCTCCGCATCGACCTGGAACATCGACCCGGACCACTCCAACGTCGGCTTCAAGGTCCGTCACCTGATGGTATCCAACGTGAAGGGGAGCTTCGAAAAGCACAAAGGGACCGTCGAGATCAACGACAAGGACATCACCAAGTCCAAGGTCGCCGTCACCATAGACACCGCCTCGGTGAACACGAACGTCGCCAAGCGTGACGAGCACTTAAGGAGCGCCGACTTCTTCGACGTCGCCAAGTACCCGACCATGACCTTCGTCTCCAAGAGCGTCGCCAAGGCCGGCAAAGGAAAGCTCAAGGTGACCGGCGACCTGACGCTGCACGGGGTGACCAAGCAGGTGGTGCTGAACGTCGAAGGGCCGGCTAAGGAGAGCAAGGACCCGTGGGGCAACATGAGAAGCGGCGTAACGGCGAGCACCAAGATCAACCGCAAGGACTTCGGTCTGGTCTACAACGCGGCCCTCGAGACCGGCGGCGTGGCGGTAGGCGAGGATGTCGACATCAACCTCGAGATCGAGATGATCAAGGCGAAGCAGTAA
- a CDS encoding CAP domain-containing protein, producing the protein MRRILQAVIFLFCATAVFPVVSGVAFGAQAAGEADLARQVLAETNLARTAPQRYANYLREFRKSFVGKAYRVPGTYNMVMTSEGTAALDEAVRYLARQRPVPALSWSEGLAEAAADLVREQTASGETGHGAAGGLKGRIEGHGSWTSTIGENISYGPDTARMVVMGLLIDDGVRNRGHRKNIFNRAFATAGAACGPHPVYRTICVMDFAGGFKER; encoded by the coding sequence ATGAGAAGGATACTGCAGGCTGTCATTTTCCTTTTTTGCGCGACCGCCGTTTTCCCGGTCGTAAGCGGCGTCGCTTTCGGCGCGCAGGCGGCTGGAGAAGCCGATCTCGCGCGGCAGGTGCTTGCCGAGACCAACCTGGCCCGCACCGCTCCGCAGCGCTACGCGAACTACCTGAGGGAGTTTCGGAAGAGTTTCGTGGGGAAGGCGTACCGGGTGCCGGGGACCTACAACATGGTTATGACCTCGGAGGGGACGGCGGCGCTCGATGAGGCGGTGCGTTATCTCGCGCGCCAGCGCCCGGTGCCGGCGCTTTCCTGGTCGGAGGGGCTTGCCGAGGCCGCGGCCGACCTGGTTCGGGAGCAGACCGCTTCGGGTGAGACGGGGCACGGGGCTGCGGGAGGACTTAAAGGGAGGATCGAGGGGCACGGTTCCTGGACCTCGACCATCGGAGAGAACATAAGCTACGGCCCCGACACCGCGCGCATGGTGGTGATGGGGCTCCTGATCGACGACGGGGTTCGGAACCGTGGACACCGCAAAAACATCTTCAACCGCGCCTTCGCCACGGCGGGCGCCGCGTGCGGGCCGCACCCGGTGTACCGCACCATCTGCGTCATGGACTTCGCGGGCGGGTTCAAGGAGCGCTAG
- a CDS encoding amino acid ABC transporter permease — translation MEEALNFQVIIDNLTYFMIGRYPNGPLGGLGLTMYLAVVSCVLSFFGGLILGLLSLSRNAIIRHPVNLFINAVRGIPLLMVIFWMYFLLPALMGKTVPEATTVIMGLTIFTSAYMSQIVRAGIQGIPKGQTEAAISTGLKPWQAMLYIILPQGLRNMIPSFVNQFVSLIKDTSLAFIVGVSELTHVGTQINNRTMAYPTEIFIFIAGVYFVLCFAFTSFSRWLEGRLTWRKSI, via the coding sequence ATGGAAGAAGCACTTAACTTTCAGGTAATCATCGACAACTTGACCTACTTCATGATCGGGCGCTACCCCAACGGCCCGCTCGGGGGGCTTGGGCTCACCATGTACCTCGCCGTGGTCTCCTGCGTCCTCTCCTTCTTCGGGGGGCTGATCCTCGGGCTTTTGAGCCTGTCGCGGAACGCAATCATCCGCCACCCGGTGAACCTCTTCATCAACGCGGTGCGCGGCATCCCGCTTTTGATGGTCATCTTCTGGATGTACTTCCTGCTTCCGGCCTTGATGGGCAAGACGGTGCCCGAGGCCACCACGGTCATCATGGGGCTCACCATCTTCACCTCGGCCTACATGTCGCAGATCGTGCGCGCCGGCATCCAGGGGATTCCCAAGGGGCAGACCGAGGCGGCAATCTCCACGGGCCTCAAGCCCTGGCAGGCGATGCTCTACATCATCCTGCCGCAGGGGTTGAGGAACATGATCCCGTCCTTCGTGAACCAGTTCGTCTCGCTCATCAAGGACACCTCGCTCGCCTTCATCGTCGGGGTCTCCGAACTGACCCACGTCGGCACCCAGATCAACAACAGGACCATGGCCTACCCGACCGAGATCTTCATCTTCATCGCGGGGGTCTACTTCGTGCTCTGCTTCGCCTTCACCAGCTTCTCGCGCTGGCTCGAGGGAAGGCTCACCTGGAGAAAGTCGATCTAG
- a CDS encoding amino acid ABC transporter permease, with amino-acid sequence MLKYSFDWSIVTSGKYFEWLVSGLKVTLELSAVGIVCAFILGLIIAVLRMSHFRPVRWIATAYLEFFRNTPLLVQIFFWYFGSYKVLPTVVNDWLNSTNFEFAAAAIALTIYTSAFIAEDIRSGILSIPKEQMEAARSAGFSYLRSMQYIILPQAVRITVPPLVNQFLNLAKNSSLAMSIGVMELTYQARQVESYTFKGFEAFTAATVIYLVLSVIITALMDLYNKKVLNPHRA; translated from the coding sequence GTGCTAAAGTACTCATTTGACTGGTCCATCGTCACTTCCGGCAAGTATTTCGAATGGCTGGTATCCGGGCTCAAGGTCACCTTGGAGCTCTCCGCCGTCGGTATCGTCTGCGCCTTCATCCTGGGGCTGATCATCGCGGTCTTAAGGATGAGCCATTTCCGTCCCGTGCGCTGGATCGCCACCGCTTACCTCGAGTTCTTCCGGAACACGCCGCTTCTGGTCCAGATCTTCTTCTGGTACTTCGGCTCCTACAAGGTGCTCCCGACCGTGGTGAACGACTGGCTGAACAGCACGAACTTCGAGTTCGCGGCGGCCGCCATCGCGCTCACCATCTACACCTCGGCCTTCATCGCCGAGGACATCCGGTCCGGCATCCTCTCCATTCCCAAGGAGCAGATGGAGGCGGCCCGAAGCGCCGGGTTCTCCTATCTGCGCTCCATGCAGTACATCATCCTGCCGCAGGCCGTGCGCATCACCGTGCCTCCCCTGGTGAACCAGTTCCTGAACCTCGCCAAGAACTCCTCGCTCGCCATGAGCATCGGCGTCATGGAACTCACCTACCAGGCGCGCCAGGTCGAGAGCTACACCTTCAAGGGGTTCGAGGCCTTCACCGCGGCCACCGTTATCTACCTGGTGCTTTCCGTGATCATCACGGCGCTCATGGACCTCTACAACAAGAAGGTGCTCAACCCGCACCGCGCCTAG
- a CDS encoding transporter substrate-binding domain-containing protein, with amino-acid sequence MRFFTSHMEKPSTYGAKRPGVVAAIWILLLFLLLGFVPALHADTTGRGGGGKGVVVVGGDYNYPPYEFVDHEGKPTGFNVELTRAIAEVMGFKVEITLGPWDGMRRALDRGDVDILQGMAFSQERTSEVDFSTPHALLFQSIWIRRDSRKIRSIEDVRGKEVIVMKNSIMHDFMTNYAPTSKLILTDTLADALRLLNQGRGDCALVSRLTGMYLEKELGLKRIIPVAEPIMTQAYGYAVKKGNAEVLARFNEGLAILKRSGQFQEIHNKWLGVMESQPVSWARVVRYVTLVAAPLLIILLGTVVWSRTLQKKVAQRTEELAREVAEKQEALEKLRMHQDQLVQADKMASLGVLVAGVAHEINNPNGLILLNLPRFEEVLRGSQPILDEYRERHGDFKLGRHGYDRLREELPHMLSETQDAAKRIKRIVTELKDFARRDSADLTELVDLNQCAQAALRLVENTVVKSAHHIAVNLSDVLPPVKGNSQRIEQVIVNLLLNASQSLEGSGKSVHVATRHDRFRDLVLLSVRDEGRGVEPEHLARLTDPFFTTKREEGGCGLGLSISAGIVKQHGGTLMFDSQPGFGTTVTMELPALRERVEA; translated from the coding sequence TTGCGCTTTTTTACCTCCCATATGGAAAAGCCCTCCACATACGGTGCGAAGCGCCCCGGCGTAGTCGCGGCTATCTGGATTTTGCTGCTCTTCCTGCTGCTTGGCTTCGTCCCCGCGCTGCACGCCGACACCACGGGACGCGGTGGGGGAGGCAAAGGAGTGGTCGTAGTCGGCGGCGATTACAACTACCCCCCCTACGAGTTCGTTGATCACGAGGGGAAGCCGACCGGCTTCAACGTGGAATTGACCCGGGCCATCGCCGAGGTGATGGGGTTCAAGGTGGAGATCACCCTGGGGCCCTGGGACGGCATGCGCCGCGCCTTGGACCGCGGTGACGTCGACATCCTGCAGGGAATGGCCTTCTCTCAGGAGCGCACCAGCGAGGTGGACTTCTCCACGCCTCACGCGCTCCTGTTCCAGTCCATCTGGATAAGGCGGGACAGCCGGAAGATCAGGTCCATCGAGGACGTGCGCGGCAAAGAGGTCATCGTGATGAAGAACAGCATCATGCATGATTTCATGACGAACTACGCCCCCACCTCCAAGCTCATCTTGACCGACACCCTCGCCGATGCGCTGAGACTCCTGAACCAGGGGCGGGGAGACTGCGCGCTCGTCTCGCGGCTGACCGGCATGTACCTGGAGAAGGAACTGGGGCTGAAGAGGATCATCCCCGTGGCCGAGCCGATCATGACCCAGGCCTACGGCTACGCGGTGAAGAAGGGGAACGCCGAGGTGCTCGCCCGCTTCAACGAGGGGCTCGCCATCCTGAAGCGCTCCGGGCAGTTCCAGGAGATCCACAACAAGTGGCTCGGGGTGATGGAGTCGCAGCCGGTGTCGTGGGCGCGCGTGGTGCGCTACGTGACCCTGGTCGCGGCGCCGCTTCTCATCATCCTTTTGGGGACCGTGGTCTGGTCCCGGACCCTGCAGAAGAAGGTGGCGCAGCGCACCGAGGAGCTCGCACGCGAGGTGGCCGAGAAGCAGGAGGCCCTGGAGAAACTAAGGATGCACCAGGACCAACTGGTGCAGGCGGACAAGATGGCCTCGCTCGGGGTACTGGTCGCCGGGGTCGCCCACGAAATCAACAACCCGAACGGCCTGATCCTATTGAACCTTCCCCGCTTCGAAGAGGTGTTGCGCGGCTCGCAACCGATCCTCGACGAGTACCGCGAGCGGCATGGCGACTTCAAGCTCGGGCGGCACGGCTACGATCGGCTGCGCGAAGAGCTGCCGCACATGCTCTCGGAGACGCAGGACGCGGCGAAGAGGATCAAGCGCATCGTCACCGAGCTGAAGGACTTCGCGCGCCGCGACAGCGCCGATCTCACCGAGCTCGTGGATCTGAACCAGTGCGCCCAGGCGGCGTTGCGGCTGGTGGAGAACACCGTGGTGAAGAGCGCGCACCACATCGCCGTCAACCTCTCCGACGTGCTGCCGCCGGTGAAGGGTAACAGCCAGCGTATCGAGCAGGTGATCGTGAATCTGCTTCTGAATGCGAGCCAGTCGCTCGAAGGGAGCGGCAAGAGCGTCCACGTCGCCACGAGGCACGACCGTTTCCGCGACCTCGTGCTCCTGAGCGTACGGGACGAGGGGAGGGGGGTGGAGCCGGAGCACCTGGCGCGGCTTACCGATCCCTTCTTCACCACCAAGCGCGAAGAAGGTGGGTGCGGGCTTGGCCTCTCCATCTCCGCGGGGATCGTGAAGCAGCACGGCGGGACGCTCATGTTCGATTCGCAGCCGGGCTTCGGCACCACGGTCACCATGGAGCTGCCGGCGCTTAGGGAACGTGTCGAGGCTTAG
- a CDS encoding amino acid ABC transporter ATP-binding protein, with protein MIKFEGVHKWFKKLHVLNGIDLHVKQGEVVVVCGPSGSGKSTLIRTINQLEPIEEGSLIVDGMDLRSKKTDINKLRAEVGFVFQQFNLYPHLSVIDNITLAPIKIRKSSKKEAQEQAMELLERVGLAVKRDAYPTQLSGGQQQRVAIARALAMKPRIMLFDEPTSALDPEMIGEVLSVMQDLASSGMTMVCVTHEMGFAREVSDRVVFMDHGVILEEAQPEEFFRNPQHDRAKQFLKQLLSPMH; from the coding sequence ATGATCAAGTTTGAAGGGGTCCACAAGTGGTTCAAAAAGCTTCACGTGCTCAACGGGATTGACCTCCACGTCAAGCAGGGGGAGGTGGTTGTTGTCTGCGGTCCGTCGGGGTCGGGCAAGTCCACCCTGATCCGTACCATCAACCAGCTGGAACCTATCGAAGAGGGAAGCCTCATCGTTGACGGCATGGACCTCAGGAGCAAGAAGACCGACATCAACAAGCTGCGCGCCGAGGTCGGCTTCGTGTTCCAGCAGTTCAACCTCTACCCGCACCTCTCGGTGATAGACAACATAACCCTGGCGCCGATCAAGATCCGCAAGAGTTCGAAGAAGGAGGCGCAGGAGCAGGCGATGGAGCTTCTCGAGCGCGTGGGGCTCGCCGTGAAACGCGACGCCTACCCGACCCAGCTCTCCGGCGGCCAGCAGCAGCGCGTCGCCATTGCCCGCGCACTTGCCATGAAGCCGCGCATCATGCTCTTCGACGAGCCGACCTCCGCCCTCGACCCCGAGATGATCGGCGAGGTGCTCTCCGTCATGCAGGACCTGGCGTCCAGCGGGATGACCATGGTCTGTGTGACCCACGAGATGGGCTTCGCCCGCGAGGTCTCCGACCGCGTCGTCTTCATGGACCACGGCGTGATCCTTGAGGAGGCCCAGCCGGAAGAATTCTTCCGCAACCCGCAGCACGACCGCGCCAAGCAGTTCTTGAAGCAGCTGCTGTCGCCGATGCACTAG
- a CDS encoding ABC transporter substrate-binding protein, whose translation MKRLAAVVIGLAALMGTFGKAIAAAPADTLAEVKKKGVLVAGVKDSLPPFGYVDEKSREIVGYDVDFVKAIAKKLGVKVELKPVTSASRMPQLTEGNIDIIAATMTKNPERAKQIGFSHTYFATGQKFITVKGKVKSLRDLAGKKIGTAKGSTSEQNVKTAIPTATVLSFDDYPQAFLALQQGKVAAVTTDEAILAGILAKAPNKAKFEIPNVQISNEPYGLGMRKEDAKFIAFVNKTILEMEKSGEAKRIFEKWFGKGTPFALKRTFKIVADK comes from the coding sequence GTGAAAAGATTGGCTGCTGTTGTTATTGGTCTGGCTGCGCTCATGGGGACTTTCGGAAAGGCGATCGCCGCGGCTCCGGCCGACACCCTCGCCGAGGTAAAGAAGAAAGGCGTTCTCGTGGCGGGCGTTAAGGATTCCCTCCCTCCTTTTGGTTATGTAGATGAGAAAAGCCGCGAGATCGTGGGCTACGACGTCGATTTCGTCAAGGCCATCGCCAAGAAGCTGGGCGTGAAGGTCGAGCTGAAGCCGGTTACCTCCGCTTCCCGCATGCCGCAGCTCACCGAGGGTAACATCGACATCATCGCCGCCACCATGACCAAGAACCCGGAGCGCGCGAAGCAGATCGGCTTCAGCCACACCTACTTCGCCACCGGCCAGAAGTTCATCACCGTGAAGGGTAAGGTTAAGAGCCTGAGGGACCTCGCAGGCAAGAAGATCGGCACCGCCAAGGGTTCCACCTCCGAGCAGAACGTGAAGACCGCCATCCCGACCGCCACCGTGCTCTCTTTCGACGACTACCCGCAGGCGTTCCTCGCGCTGCAGCAGGGTAAGGTCGCCGCGGTGACCACCGACGAGGCGATTCTGGCCGGCATCCTCGCCAAGGCCCCGAACAAGGCCAAGTTCGAGATCCCGAACGTCCAGATCTCCAACGAGCCGTACGGCCTCGGCATGAGGAAGGAAGACGCCAAATTCATCGCCTTCGTGAACAAGACCATCCTCGAGATGGAGAAGAGCGGCGAAGCGAAGCGTATCTTCGAGAAGTGGTTCGGCAAAGGGACCCCGTTCGCCCTGAAGAGAACCTTCAAGATCGTAGCTGACAAGTAA
- a CDS encoding chemotaxis protein CheW — MANDLQIVAGNAQQLLQLVTFHVGGEGFAVEVASVREIMRLPVITSLPNAPAYVDGIINLRGGVIPIISLRERFGLSAVENDSHTRIMVMTVGEKVVGFRVDAVSEVIRVPQAQLQPPPPLVAAGGGRQCVTGVIDRGERLLIVLDTEQLLLLSELDWEAHAA; from the coding sequence ATGGCTAACGATCTTCAGATAGTAGCGGGCAATGCGCAGCAACTGCTTCAGCTGGTCACCTTTCACGTTGGGGGCGAGGGTTTCGCGGTGGAGGTGGCGAGCGTGAGGGAGATCATGCGGCTTCCCGTCATCACGAGCCTCCCGAACGCCCCGGCATACGTCGATGGCATCATCAACCTGCGCGGCGGGGTGATCCCCATCATCTCCCTGCGCGAGCGCTTCGGTCTCTCCGCCGTGGAAAACGACAGCCACACGCGCATCATGGTGATGACCGTGGGGGAAAAGGTGGTGGGGTTCCGGGTGGACGCGGTTTCCGAGGTGATCCGGGTCCCGCAGGCACAGCTCCAGCCTCCTCCTCCGCTTGTCGCCGCAGGGGGCGGGCGTCAGTGCGTCACCGGCGTCATCGATCGCGGCGAGCGCCTCCTGATCGTCCTCGACACGGAACAGCTCCTGCTGCTGAGCGAGCTGGACTGGGAGGCGCACGCCGCCTAG
- a CDS encoding Hpt domain-containing protein gives MSVERSREKMAMWGEGQALPAVDFEAGVRLTGGDRRLYEELLVRFEAEYRECDEEIEREAAAGRVDEAARLAHSVKGIAGVLAAQPLQRAAQRLERALKGEGDAAQALADFRLELKLTITALRAEGWPLA, from the coding sequence ATGAGTGTGGAGCGGAGCCGGGAAAAAATGGCGATGTGGGGTGAAGGGCAAGCGCTCCCCGCGGTGGACTTCGAGGCCGGAGTACGACTGACCGGCGGGGACCGGCGGCTTTACGAGGAACTGCTCGTGAGGTTTGAGGCCGAGTACCGGGAATGCGATGAGGAGATCGAGCGGGAGGCGGCTGCGGGAAGGGTGGATGAAGCGGCGCGTCTCGCCCACTCGGTGAAGGGGATCGCGGGGGTGCTGGCGGCCCAGCCGCTGCAGCGGGCGGCGCAGAGGCTGGAACGCGCACTAAAGGGTGAGGGGGATGCGGCGCAGGCGCTGGCCGATTTCCGGCTGGAGCTGAAGCTCACCATCACCGCCCTGCGCGCGGAAGGCTGGCCGCTCGCCTAA